From the Nocardiopsis changdeensis genome, one window contains:
- a CDS encoding M56 family metallopeptidase: MVSAALLSLVAVGCLVAMALLHRAKWPSRGPYTAVITWQALGLAWGVSTIGALLAFGLSSYRLGAAGGLLALATDIVTGRLVLAELAQGVQGVLHLLAVVLAAVLTLVLFYGLVSSFVHVVRVRRRHHDLLELVARDHPDVPGARVIEHPAAAAYCLPGVLRSQVVISEGALAVLDNRELAAVLAHEHAHLRERHDLVLLPFSSLKRAFPRVRLVRTYYETVALLIEMCADDQARRTSSSRELAMALLRFGAAGPAPVPAGAMAAVKDAEPGVVRRVNRLLRPDDELSYHAGAVIMGASAFLLASVTCLWHITI; the protein is encoded by the coding sequence ATGGTCAGTGCCGCCCTCCTCTCACTCGTCGCGGTAGGCTGCCTCGTCGCCATGGCGCTCCTGCACCGGGCGAAGTGGCCCTCGCGCGGGCCCTACACGGCCGTGATCACCTGGCAGGCACTCGGCCTCGCCTGGGGCGTGTCCACCATCGGGGCGCTCCTGGCCTTCGGACTCTCCTCGTACCGGCTCGGCGCCGCGGGCGGCCTGCTCGCCCTGGCCACCGACATCGTCACCGGGCGCCTGGTCCTCGCCGAACTCGCCCAGGGCGTCCAGGGCGTGCTGCACCTGCTGGCCGTCGTGCTCGCCGCCGTCCTCACCCTGGTGCTCTTCTACGGCCTGGTCTCCTCCTTCGTGCACGTGGTACGGGTTCGCCGACGCCACCACGACCTGCTCGAACTCGTGGCCCGCGACCACCCGGACGTCCCCGGCGCACGGGTCATCGAGCACCCGGCCGCCGCCGCGTACTGTCTTCCGGGCGTGCTCCGCTCCCAGGTCGTGATCAGCGAGGGCGCCCTCGCCGTCCTCGACAACCGCGAGCTGGCGGCCGTCCTGGCCCACGAGCACGCCCACCTCCGCGAGCGCCACGACCTGGTGCTGCTGCCGTTCTCCTCCCTCAAGCGCGCCTTCCCGCGGGTGCGGCTGGTGCGCACCTACTACGAGACCGTCGCCCTGCTCATCGAGATGTGCGCCGACGACCAGGCCCGCCGCACCAGCTCGTCCCGCGAGCTGGCCATGGCGCTGCTGCGCTTCGGCGCCGCCGGGCCCGCCCCGGTGCCCGCCGGGGCCATGGCCGCGGTCAAGGATGCCGAGCCCGGGGTGGTGCGCCGGGTCAACCGCCTGCTGCGGCCCGACGACGAGCTCTCCTACCACGCGGGCGCCGTCATCATGGGCGCCTCGGCCTTCCTGCTGGCCTCGGTCACCTGCCTGTGGCACATCACCATCTGA